In Scatophagus argus isolate fScaArg1 chromosome 5, fScaArg1.pri, whole genome shotgun sequence, a genomic segment contains:
- the LOC124059897 gene encoding von Willebrand factor A domain-containing protein 5A-like isoform X3 has product MSVSCGLLTPQKEPVPLKSVEVEVKVRDHVATVVSTLNYENKEDKPLEAVFVFPLPGDAAVCHFSATIGQTQIVAEVKEKQEARDEYDDALSSGQQAFLLEESDQSPDVFSMSVGSLRPGESASIRLEYVTELAVQADDGLRFCLPAVLNPRYQPQGSEGPSVQVTSVPASLVPYTLAFSARVSSPRPVSKVESSCSLDPLQYLNTEQTQATVKLAAGHKFDRDVELLIYYKDAHQPTAVVEAGQASAKPGTLMGDPVVMLSLYPEFPQAVMSSVASCGEFVFLLDRSGSMDSHINNSQSCPTRISSARDTLLLLLKSLPMGCFFNIYSFGSTYEYIFPKSVKYSQETMEEALKKVEKMDANLGGTEILEPLKNIYSQPCIPNQPRQLFVFTDGEVGNTKEVISLVKKNSGSHRCFSFGIGEGASSALINGLAKEGGGHAQFITGADRMQPKVMQSLRFALQPAVVDVSVTWDLPKNVSVTVLSPPITALFQGQRSLIYAQLTGQNSEAAEGCVTVKYNLAGHPTQNQLHFSLKPAEDTGLTVHRLAARTLIRSLEMEEREHRKEQDGGVKKKVVELSVQSGVSSAFTAFIAVNKGDGKVIQGPLVRRNVPTPRFLKMACSAGMAAPMMCQSFSAQASAQLKAKKSASKGIFNLFSGRKKMVAQGQSTTKSLQTRCGNYMQPLRSVAREFEEFVASLPIRSPRDPMLQLVSLQKASGCWVLDPDLATALGKTSKEVETIKPSAVTQEVWATILALIWLHGFKMDAQEEWELLALKAVSWLRAQNAPCVTECVEAANALLGCNVQKDALGL; this is encoded by the exons ATGTCAGTCTCCTGTGGTCTACTTACTCCTCAGAAAGAACCAG ttcCTCTGAAgagtgtggaggtggaggtgaaggtgaGAGACCATGTGGCTACAGTGGTCTCCACTCTGAACTATGAGAACAAGGAGGACAAACCACTGgaggctgtttttgtcttccctCTGCCCGGagatgctgctgtctgtcatttcAGCGCTACGATCGGACAGACGCAGATTGTAGCTGAGGtgaaggagaaacaggag GCTCGTGACGAGTATGACGACGCTTTGAGCTCCGGGCAGCAGGCCTTCCTATTGGAGGAGAGTGATCAGAGCCCAGACGTGTTCTCTATGAGTGTGGGCAGTCTGCGTCCAGGAGAGAGCGCCTCCATCAGGCTGGAGTACGTCACTGAGCTGGCTGTGCAGGCTGATGACGGGCTCAGGTTTTGTCTGCCTGCGGTGCTCAACCCTCGCTACCAACCTCAGG GTAGTGAAGGTCCCAGTGTCCAGGTGACCTCTGTTCCAGCCTCTCTGGTGCCCTACACTCTGGCTTTCTCCGCCAGAGTGTCCTCTCCTCGTCCAGTCTCTAAGGTGGAGTCCAGCTGTTCCCTGGACCCTCTCCAGTATCTCAACACGGAGCAAACCCAGGCCACG GTCAAGTTGGCTGCAGGACACAAATTTGACAGGGATGTTGAACTGCTGATTTATTACAAAGACGCCCACCAGCCCACTGCTGTGGTGGAGGCAGGACAGGCCTCTGCCAAGCCTG GCACTCTGATGGGGGACCCAGTAGTGATGTTGAGCCTGTACCCAGAGTTCCCACAGGCTGTGATGTCTTCAGTGGCCTCATGTggagagtttgtgtttttactggatCGATCTGGAAGTATGGATTCACATATAAACAACAGCCAGAGCTGTCCGACTCGCATTAGCAGTGCCAGG GATACTCTGCTGCTCCTGTTGAAAAGCTTACCAATGGGCTGCTTTTTCAATATCTACAGTTTTGGGTCCACCTATGAATACATCTTCCC GAAGAGTGTTAAGTACAGCCAGGAGACCATGGAGGAGGCTCTGAAGAAAGTTGAAAAGATGGATGCTAATCTGGGAGGAACAGAGATCCTGGAGCCtctcaaaaatatttacagccAACCCTGCATTCCAAATCAACCTCGACAA CTATTTGTCTTTACTGATGGAGAGGTGGGCAATACCAAAGAAGTTATCAGTCTGGTGAAGAAGAATTCAGGTTCCCACAG GTGTTTCTCTTTTGGGATTGGGGAAGGGGCCAGCTCTGCTCTTATCAATGGGTTGGCCAAGGAAGGAGGAGGCCACGCTCAGTTCATCACAGGGGCTGACAGGATGCAACCAAAA GTGATGCAGTCGCTGCGATTTGCTCTGCAGCCAGCTGTGGTGGACGTCTCTGTCACATGGGATTTACCAAAGAATGTCTCTGTCACTGTCCTCTCTCCACCAATCACAGCACTTTTCCAGGGACAAAGGTCACTGATTTATGCTCAGCTGACTGGACAG AattcagaggcagcagagggcTGCGTGACGGTGAAGTACAACCTGGCAGGTCATCCCACTCAGAACCAGCTGCACTTCAGTCTCAAACCTGCAGAGGACACTGG GTTAACAGTTCACAGGCTGGCTGCTCGGACTCTGATTCGCTCcctggagatggaggagagagagcacagaaaaGAGCAAGATGGAGGAGTGAAAAAGAAGGTGGTAGAGCTCAGTGTCCAATCAGGAGTGAGCAGTGCCTTCACTGCCTTCATTGCTGTCAACAAAGGGGACGGCAAGGTGATTCAAGGACCTCTGGTGCGCAGGAATGTTCCAACACCAA GATTCCTGAAGATGGCCTGTAGTGCGGGGATGGCTGCCCCGATGATGTGTCAGTCATTCAGTGCGCAAGCCAGTGCACAGTTGAAAGCAAAGAAAT CAGCGTCTAAGGGCATATTTAACTTATTCTCAGGTAGAAAAAAGATGGTTGCCCAAGGACAATCAACTACGAAGTCTCTACAGACTCGATGTGGGAACTACATGCAGCCGTTGCGTTCAGTGGCACGTGAATTTGAAGAGTTTGTGG CCTCCTTGCCCATAAGGTCACCCAGAGACCCTATGCTGCAGTTGGTCTCCCTTCAGAAGGCGTCTGGCTGCTGGGTGTTAGATCCAGATCTGGCCACTGCACTGGGAAAGACCAGCAAGGAGGTGGAGACCATAAAACCTTCAGCA GTGACCCAGGAAGTGTGGGCCACCATTCTGGCTCTGATCTGGCTTCATGGTTTCAAGATGGATGCTCAGGAAGAGTGGGAGCTTCTGGCTCTGAAGGCTGTGTCATGGCTCCGTGCTCAGAATG caccatgTGTGACGGAGTGTGTGGAAGCCGCAAATGCACTGTTGGGTTGCAACGTGCAGAAAGACGCCCTGGGGCTCTGA
- the LOC124059897 gene encoding von Willebrand factor A domain-containing protein 5A-like isoform X1 yields MSVSCGLLTPQKEPVPLKSVEVEVKVRDHVATVVSTLNYENKEDKPLEAVFVFPLPGDAAVCHFSATIGQTQIVAEVKEKQEARDEYDDALSSGQQAFLLEESDQSPDVFSMSVGSLRPGESASIRLEYVTELAVQADDGLRFCLPAVLNPRYQPQGSEGPSVQVTSVPASLVPYTLAFSARVSSPRPVSKVESSCSLDPLQYLNTEQTQATVKLAAGHKFDRDVELLIYYKDAHQPTAVVEAGQASAKPGTLMGDPVVMLSLYPEFPQAVMSSVASCGEFVFLLDRSGSMDSHINNSQSCPTRISSARDTLLLLLKSLPMGCFFNIYSFGSTYEYIFPKSVKYSQETMEEALKKVEKMDANLGGTEILEPLKNIYSQPCIPNQPRQLFVFTDGEVGNTKEVISLVKKNSGSHRCFSFGIGEGASSALINGLAKEGGGHAQFITGADRMQPKVMQSLRFALQPAVVDVSVTWDLPKNVSVTVLSPPITALFQGQRSLIYAQLTGQNSEAAEGCVTVKYNLAGHPTQNQLHFSLKPAEDTGLTVHRLAARTLIRSLEMEEREHRKEQDGGVKKKVVELSVQSGVSSAFTAFIAVNKGDGKVIQGPLVRRNVPTPRFLKMACSAGMAAPMMCQSFSAQASAQLKAKKSASKGIFNLFSGRKKMVAQGQSTTKSLQTRCGNYMQPLRSVAREFEEFVEASLPIRSPRDPMLQLVSLQKASGCWVLDPDLATALGKTSKEVETIKPSAVTQEVWATILALIWLHGFKMDAQEEWELLALKAVSWLRAQNAPCVTECVEAANALLGCNVQKDALGL; encoded by the exons ATGTCAGTCTCCTGTGGTCTACTTACTCCTCAGAAAGAACCAG ttcCTCTGAAgagtgtggaggtggaggtgaaggtgaGAGACCATGTGGCTACAGTGGTCTCCACTCTGAACTATGAGAACAAGGAGGACAAACCACTGgaggctgtttttgtcttccctCTGCCCGGagatgctgctgtctgtcatttcAGCGCTACGATCGGACAGACGCAGATTGTAGCTGAGGtgaaggagaaacaggag GCTCGTGACGAGTATGACGACGCTTTGAGCTCCGGGCAGCAGGCCTTCCTATTGGAGGAGAGTGATCAGAGCCCAGACGTGTTCTCTATGAGTGTGGGCAGTCTGCGTCCAGGAGAGAGCGCCTCCATCAGGCTGGAGTACGTCACTGAGCTGGCTGTGCAGGCTGATGACGGGCTCAGGTTTTGTCTGCCTGCGGTGCTCAACCCTCGCTACCAACCTCAGG GTAGTGAAGGTCCCAGTGTCCAGGTGACCTCTGTTCCAGCCTCTCTGGTGCCCTACACTCTGGCTTTCTCCGCCAGAGTGTCCTCTCCTCGTCCAGTCTCTAAGGTGGAGTCCAGCTGTTCCCTGGACCCTCTCCAGTATCTCAACACGGAGCAAACCCAGGCCACG GTCAAGTTGGCTGCAGGACACAAATTTGACAGGGATGTTGAACTGCTGATTTATTACAAAGACGCCCACCAGCCCACTGCTGTGGTGGAGGCAGGACAGGCCTCTGCCAAGCCTG GCACTCTGATGGGGGACCCAGTAGTGATGTTGAGCCTGTACCCAGAGTTCCCACAGGCTGTGATGTCTTCAGTGGCCTCATGTggagagtttgtgtttttactggatCGATCTGGAAGTATGGATTCACATATAAACAACAGCCAGAGCTGTCCGACTCGCATTAGCAGTGCCAGG GATACTCTGCTGCTCCTGTTGAAAAGCTTACCAATGGGCTGCTTTTTCAATATCTACAGTTTTGGGTCCACCTATGAATACATCTTCCC GAAGAGTGTTAAGTACAGCCAGGAGACCATGGAGGAGGCTCTGAAGAAAGTTGAAAAGATGGATGCTAATCTGGGAGGAACAGAGATCCTGGAGCCtctcaaaaatatttacagccAACCCTGCATTCCAAATCAACCTCGACAA CTATTTGTCTTTACTGATGGAGAGGTGGGCAATACCAAAGAAGTTATCAGTCTGGTGAAGAAGAATTCAGGTTCCCACAG GTGTTTCTCTTTTGGGATTGGGGAAGGGGCCAGCTCTGCTCTTATCAATGGGTTGGCCAAGGAAGGAGGAGGCCACGCTCAGTTCATCACAGGGGCTGACAGGATGCAACCAAAA GTGATGCAGTCGCTGCGATTTGCTCTGCAGCCAGCTGTGGTGGACGTCTCTGTCACATGGGATTTACCAAAGAATGTCTCTGTCACTGTCCTCTCTCCACCAATCACAGCACTTTTCCAGGGACAAAGGTCACTGATTTATGCTCAGCTGACTGGACAG AattcagaggcagcagagggcTGCGTGACGGTGAAGTACAACCTGGCAGGTCATCCCACTCAGAACCAGCTGCACTTCAGTCTCAAACCTGCAGAGGACACTGG GTTAACAGTTCACAGGCTGGCTGCTCGGACTCTGATTCGCTCcctggagatggaggagagagagcacagaaaaGAGCAAGATGGAGGAGTGAAAAAGAAGGTGGTAGAGCTCAGTGTCCAATCAGGAGTGAGCAGTGCCTTCACTGCCTTCATTGCTGTCAACAAAGGGGACGGCAAGGTGATTCAAGGACCTCTGGTGCGCAGGAATGTTCCAACACCAA GATTCCTGAAGATGGCCTGTAGTGCGGGGATGGCTGCCCCGATGATGTGTCAGTCATTCAGTGCGCAAGCCAGTGCACAGTTGAAAGCAAAGAAAT CAGCGTCTAAGGGCATATTTAACTTATTCTCAGGTAGAAAAAAGATGGTTGCCCAAGGACAATCAACTACGAAGTCTCTACAGACTCGATGTGGGAACTACATGCAGCCGTTGCGTTCAGTGGCACGTGAATTTGAAGAGTTTGTGG AAGCCTCCTTGCCCATAAGGTCACCCAGAGACCCTATGCTGCAGTTGGTCTCCCTTCAGAAGGCGTCTGGCTGCTGGGTGTTAGATCCAGATCTGGCCACTGCACTGGGAAAGACCAGCAAGGAGGTGGAGACCATAAAACCTTCAGCA GTGACCCAGGAAGTGTGGGCCACCATTCTGGCTCTGATCTGGCTTCATGGTTTCAAGATGGATGCTCAGGAAGAGTGGGAGCTTCTGGCTCTGAAGGCTGTGTCATGGCTCCGTGCTCAGAATG caccatgTGTGACGGAGTGTGTGGAAGCCGCAAATGCACTGTTGGGTTGCAACGTGCAGAAAGACGCCCTGGGGCTCTGA
- the LOC124059897 gene encoding von Willebrand factor A domain-containing protein 5A-like isoform X5 — translation MSVSCGLLTPQKEPVPLKSVEVEVKVRDHVATVVSTLNYENKEDKPLEAVFVFPLPGDAAVCHFSATIGQTQIVAEVKEKQEARDEYDDALSSGQQAFLLEESDQSPDVFSMSVGSLRPGESASIRLEYVTELAVQADDGLRFCLPAVLNPRYQPQGSEGPSVQVTSVPASLVPYTLAFSARVSSPRPVSKVESSCSLDPLQYLNTEQTQATVKLAAGHKFDRDVELLIYYKDAHQPTAVVEAGQASAKPGTLMGDPVVMLSLYPEFPQAVMSSVASCGEFVFLLDRSGSMDSHINNSQSCPTRISSARDTLLLLLKSLPMGCFFNIYSFGSTYEYIFPKSVKYSQETMEEALKKVEKMDANLGGTEILEPLKNIYSQPCIPNQPRQLFVFTDGEVGNTKEVISLVKKNSGSHRCFSFGIGEGASSALINGLAKEGGGHAQFITGADRMQPKVMQSLRFALQPAVVDVSVTWDLPKNVSVTVLSPPITALFQGQRSLIYAQLTGQNSEAAEGCVTVKYNLAGHPTQNQLHFSLKPAEDTGLTVHRLAARTLIRSLEMEEREHRKEQDGGVKKKVVELSVQSGVSSAFTAFIAVNKGDGKVIQGPLVRRNVPTPRFLKMACSAGMAAPMMCQSFSAQASAQLKAKKCRKKMVAQGQSTTKSLQTRCGNYMQPLRSVAREFEEFVASLPIRSPRDPMLQLVSLQKASGCWVLDPDLATALGKTSKEVETIKPSAVTQEVWATILALIWLHGFKMDAQEEWELLALKAVSWLRAQNAPCVTECVEAANALLGCNVQKDALGL, via the exons ATGTCAGTCTCCTGTGGTCTACTTACTCCTCAGAAAGAACCAG ttcCTCTGAAgagtgtggaggtggaggtgaaggtgaGAGACCATGTGGCTACAGTGGTCTCCACTCTGAACTATGAGAACAAGGAGGACAAACCACTGgaggctgtttttgtcttccctCTGCCCGGagatgctgctgtctgtcatttcAGCGCTACGATCGGACAGACGCAGATTGTAGCTGAGGtgaaggagaaacaggag GCTCGTGACGAGTATGACGACGCTTTGAGCTCCGGGCAGCAGGCCTTCCTATTGGAGGAGAGTGATCAGAGCCCAGACGTGTTCTCTATGAGTGTGGGCAGTCTGCGTCCAGGAGAGAGCGCCTCCATCAGGCTGGAGTACGTCACTGAGCTGGCTGTGCAGGCTGATGACGGGCTCAGGTTTTGTCTGCCTGCGGTGCTCAACCCTCGCTACCAACCTCAGG GTAGTGAAGGTCCCAGTGTCCAGGTGACCTCTGTTCCAGCCTCTCTGGTGCCCTACACTCTGGCTTTCTCCGCCAGAGTGTCCTCTCCTCGTCCAGTCTCTAAGGTGGAGTCCAGCTGTTCCCTGGACCCTCTCCAGTATCTCAACACGGAGCAAACCCAGGCCACG GTCAAGTTGGCTGCAGGACACAAATTTGACAGGGATGTTGAACTGCTGATTTATTACAAAGACGCCCACCAGCCCACTGCTGTGGTGGAGGCAGGACAGGCCTCTGCCAAGCCTG GCACTCTGATGGGGGACCCAGTAGTGATGTTGAGCCTGTACCCAGAGTTCCCACAGGCTGTGATGTCTTCAGTGGCCTCATGTggagagtttgtgtttttactggatCGATCTGGAAGTATGGATTCACATATAAACAACAGCCAGAGCTGTCCGACTCGCATTAGCAGTGCCAGG GATACTCTGCTGCTCCTGTTGAAAAGCTTACCAATGGGCTGCTTTTTCAATATCTACAGTTTTGGGTCCACCTATGAATACATCTTCCC GAAGAGTGTTAAGTACAGCCAGGAGACCATGGAGGAGGCTCTGAAGAAAGTTGAAAAGATGGATGCTAATCTGGGAGGAACAGAGATCCTGGAGCCtctcaaaaatatttacagccAACCCTGCATTCCAAATCAACCTCGACAA CTATTTGTCTTTACTGATGGAGAGGTGGGCAATACCAAAGAAGTTATCAGTCTGGTGAAGAAGAATTCAGGTTCCCACAG GTGTTTCTCTTTTGGGATTGGGGAAGGGGCCAGCTCTGCTCTTATCAATGGGTTGGCCAAGGAAGGAGGAGGCCACGCTCAGTTCATCACAGGGGCTGACAGGATGCAACCAAAA GTGATGCAGTCGCTGCGATTTGCTCTGCAGCCAGCTGTGGTGGACGTCTCTGTCACATGGGATTTACCAAAGAATGTCTCTGTCACTGTCCTCTCTCCACCAATCACAGCACTTTTCCAGGGACAAAGGTCACTGATTTATGCTCAGCTGACTGGACAG AattcagaggcagcagagggcTGCGTGACGGTGAAGTACAACCTGGCAGGTCATCCCACTCAGAACCAGCTGCACTTCAGTCTCAAACCTGCAGAGGACACTGG GTTAACAGTTCACAGGCTGGCTGCTCGGACTCTGATTCGCTCcctggagatggaggagagagagcacagaaaaGAGCAAGATGGAGGAGTGAAAAAGAAGGTGGTAGAGCTCAGTGTCCAATCAGGAGTGAGCAGTGCCTTCACTGCCTTCATTGCTGTCAACAAAGGGGACGGCAAGGTGATTCAAGGACCTCTGGTGCGCAGGAATGTTCCAACACCAA GATTCCTGAAGATGGCCTGTAGTGCGGGGATGGCTGCCCCGATGATGTGTCAGTCATTCAGTGCGCAAGCCAGTGCACAGTTGAAAGCAAAGAAAT GTAGAAAAAAGATGGTTGCCCAAGGACAATCAACTACGAAGTCTCTACAGACTCGATGTGGGAACTACATGCAGCCGTTGCGTTCAGTGGCACGTGAATTTGAAGAGTTTGTGG CCTCCTTGCCCATAAGGTCACCCAGAGACCCTATGCTGCAGTTGGTCTCCCTTCAGAAGGCGTCTGGCTGCTGGGTGTTAGATCCAGATCTGGCCACTGCACTGGGAAAGACCAGCAAGGAGGTGGAGACCATAAAACCTTCAGCA GTGACCCAGGAAGTGTGGGCCACCATTCTGGCTCTGATCTGGCTTCATGGTTTCAAGATGGATGCTCAGGAAGAGTGGGAGCTTCTGGCTCTGAAGGCTGTGTCATGGCTCCGTGCTCAGAATG caccatgTGTGACGGAGTGTGTGGAAGCCGCAAATGCACTGTTGGGTTGCAACGTGCAGAAAGACGCCCTGGGGCTCTGA
- the LOC124059897 gene encoding von Willebrand factor A domain-containing protein 5A-like isoform X4, protein MSVSCGLLTPQKEPVPLKSVEVEVKVRDHVATVVSTLNYENKEDKPLEAVFVFPLPGDAAVCHFSATIGQTQIVAEVKEKQEARDEYDDALSSGQQAFLLEESDQSPDVFSMSVGSLRPGESASIRLEYVTELAVQADDGLRFCLPAVLNPRYQPQGSEGPSVQVTSVPASLVPYTLAFSARVSSPRPVSKVESSCSLDPLQYLNTEQTQATVKLAAGHKFDRDVELLIYYKDAHQPTAVVEAGQASAKPGTLMGDPVVMLSLYPEFPQAVMSSVASCGEFVFLLDRSGSMDSHINNSQSCPTRISSARDTLLLLLKSLPMGCFFNIYSFGSTYEYIFPKSVKYSQETMEEALKKVEKMDANLGGTEILEPLKNIYSQPCIPNQPRQLFVFTDGEVGNTKEVISLVKKNSGSHRCFSFGIGEGASSALINGLAKEGGGHAQFITGADRMQPKVMQSLRFALQPAVVDVSVTWDLPKNVSVTVLSPPITALFQGQRSLIYAQLTGQNSEAAEGCVTVKYNLAGHPTQNQLHFSLKPAEDTGLTVHRLAARTLIRSLEMEEREHRKEQDGGVKKKVVELSVQSGVSSAFTAFIAVNKGDGKVIQGPLVRRNVPTPRFLKMACSAGMAAPMMCQSFSAQASAQLKAKKCRKKMVAQGQSTTKSLQTRCGNYMQPLRSVAREFEEFVEASLPIRSPRDPMLQLVSLQKASGCWVLDPDLATALGKTSKEVETIKPSAVTQEVWATILALIWLHGFKMDAQEEWELLALKAVSWLRAQNAPCVTECVEAANALLGCNVQKDALGL, encoded by the exons ATGTCAGTCTCCTGTGGTCTACTTACTCCTCAGAAAGAACCAG ttcCTCTGAAgagtgtggaggtggaggtgaaggtgaGAGACCATGTGGCTACAGTGGTCTCCACTCTGAACTATGAGAACAAGGAGGACAAACCACTGgaggctgtttttgtcttccctCTGCCCGGagatgctgctgtctgtcatttcAGCGCTACGATCGGACAGACGCAGATTGTAGCTGAGGtgaaggagaaacaggag GCTCGTGACGAGTATGACGACGCTTTGAGCTCCGGGCAGCAGGCCTTCCTATTGGAGGAGAGTGATCAGAGCCCAGACGTGTTCTCTATGAGTGTGGGCAGTCTGCGTCCAGGAGAGAGCGCCTCCATCAGGCTGGAGTACGTCACTGAGCTGGCTGTGCAGGCTGATGACGGGCTCAGGTTTTGTCTGCCTGCGGTGCTCAACCCTCGCTACCAACCTCAGG GTAGTGAAGGTCCCAGTGTCCAGGTGACCTCTGTTCCAGCCTCTCTGGTGCCCTACACTCTGGCTTTCTCCGCCAGAGTGTCCTCTCCTCGTCCAGTCTCTAAGGTGGAGTCCAGCTGTTCCCTGGACCCTCTCCAGTATCTCAACACGGAGCAAACCCAGGCCACG GTCAAGTTGGCTGCAGGACACAAATTTGACAGGGATGTTGAACTGCTGATTTATTACAAAGACGCCCACCAGCCCACTGCTGTGGTGGAGGCAGGACAGGCCTCTGCCAAGCCTG GCACTCTGATGGGGGACCCAGTAGTGATGTTGAGCCTGTACCCAGAGTTCCCACAGGCTGTGATGTCTTCAGTGGCCTCATGTggagagtttgtgtttttactggatCGATCTGGAAGTATGGATTCACATATAAACAACAGCCAGAGCTGTCCGACTCGCATTAGCAGTGCCAGG GATACTCTGCTGCTCCTGTTGAAAAGCTTACCAATGGGCTGCTTTTTCAATATCTACAGTTTTGGGTCCACCTATGAATACATCTTCCC GAAGAGTGTTAAGTACAGCCAGGAGACCATGGAGGAGGCTCTGAAGAAAGTTGAAAAGATGGATGCTAATCTGGGAGGAACAGAGATCCTGGAGCCtctcaaaaatatttacagccAACCCTGCATTCCAAATCAACCTCGACAA CTATTTGTCTTTACTGATGGAGAGGTGGGCAATACCAAAGAAGTTATCAGTCTGGTGAAGAAGAATTCAGGTTCCCACAG GTGTTTCTCTTTTGGGATTGGGGAAGGGGCCAGCTCTGCTCTTATCAATGGGTTGGCCAAGGAAGGAGGAGGCCACGCTCAGTTCATCACAGGGGCTGACAGGATGCAACCAAAA GTGATGCAGTCGCTGCGATTTGCTCTGCAGCCAGCTGTGGTGGACGTCTCTGTCACATGGGATTTACCAAAGAATGTCTCTGTCACTGTCCTCTCTCCACCAATCACAGCACTTTTCCAGGGACAAAGGTCACTGATTTATGCTCAGCTGACTGGACAG AattcagaggcagcagagggcTGCGTGACGGTGAAGTACAACCTGGCAGGTCATCCCACTCAGAACCAGCTGCACTTCAGTCTCAAACCTGCAGAGGACACTGG GTTAACAGTTCACAGGCTGGCTGCTCGGACTCTGATTCGCTCcctggagatggaggagagagagcacagaaaaGAGCAAGATGGAGGAGTGAAAAAGAAGGTGGTAGAGCTCAGTGTCCAATCAGGAGTGAGCAGTGCCTTCACTGCCTTCATTGCTGTCAACAAAGGGGACGGCAAGGTGATTCAAGGACCTCTGGTGCGCAGGAATGTTCCAACACCAA GATTCCTGAAGATGGCCTGTAGTGCGGGGATGGCTGCCCCGATGATGTGTCAGTCATTCAGTGCGCAAGCCAGTGCACAGTTGAAAGCAAAGAAAT GTAGAAAAAAGATGGTTGCCCAAGGACAATCAACTACGAAGTCTCTACAGACTCGATGTGGGAACTACATGCAGCCGTTGCGTTCAGTGGCACGTGAATTTGAAGAGTTTGTGG AAGCCTCCTTGCCCATAAGGTCACCCAGAGACCCTATGCTGCAGTTGGTCTCCCTTCAGAAGGCGTCTGGCTGCTGGGTGTTAGATCCAGATCTGGCCACTGCACTGGGAAAGACCAGCAAGGAGGTGGAGACCATAAAACCTTCAGCA GTGACCCAGGAAGTGTGGGCCACCATTCTGGCTCTGATCTGGCTTCATGGTTTCAAGATGGATGCTCAGGAAGAGTGGGAGCTTCTGGCTCTGAAGGCTGTGTCATGGCTCCGTGCTCAGAATG caccatgTGTGACGGAGTGTGTGGAAGCCGCAAATGCACTGTTGGGTTGCAACGTGCAGAAAGACGCCCTGGGGCTCTGA